One Luteimonas sp. MC1825 DNA segment encodes these proteins:
- a CDS encoding cupin domain-containing protein, whose product MAASRAKPLPFEVQGKPGRLLGMTPRAFLRDYWQKRPLLVRGAFPGYTSPVEPDDLAGLACEDGVLARLIQHDRASDGWQVSSGPFPEEVFAGLGERDWTLLVQDMDKWDPDIAALVDAFDFLPRWRIDDVMVSFAATGGSVGAHVDQYDVFLLQAQGHRRWQIDAGDALGRGVPSLAFRDDVELKLLREFVPTHDWVLAPGDMLYLPPNVPHNGVAEDPCLTFSLGMRAPATAELMGDYIDTLAAEADESLRYTDPDLAPPRDANEIDATAMGRVVEALNAIRMADGDALGDWFGRFITTYRSAAGPGLAVQPPRSRIEIEWDLQHGATLVRHPWTRVAWRRAARGARLYVAGHCHALPVRDAQRLCAAAVLDAATWDALSAPGRDCVMALVAEGHYRLDMDGDGDAP is encoded by the coding sequence ATGGCTGCATCCCGCGCCAAGCCCCTCCCCTTCGAAGTCCAGGGCAAGCCCGGACGCCTGCTGGGCATGACGCCGCGCGCGTTCCTGCGCGACTACTGGCAGAAGCGCCCGCTGCTGGTGCGCGGCGCCTTCCCGGGCTACACCTCGCCGGTCGAACCCGACGACCTGGCCGGGCTGGCCTGCGAGGACGGCGTGCTGGCGCGCCTGATCCAGCACGACCGCGCGAGCGACGGCTGGCAGGTCAGCAGCGGGCCCTTCCCGGAAGAGGTGTTCGCCGGCCTCGGCGAGCGCGACTGGACCCTGCTTGTGCAGGACATGGACAAGTGGGATCCGGACATCGCCGCGCTGGTCGATGCCTTCGATTTCCTGCCGCGCTGGCGCATCGACGACGTGATGGTGAGCTTCGCCGCCACCGGCGGGTCGGTCGGCGCGCACGTCGACCAGTACGACGTGTTCCTGCTGCAGGCGCAGGGCCACCGACGCTGGCAGATCGACGCCGGCGACGCGCTGGGCCGGGGCGTGCCCAGCCTGGCATTCCGCGACGATGTCGAACTGAAGCTGCTGCGCGAGTTCGTGCCGACCCACGACTGGGTGCTGGCGCCGGGCGACATGCTCTATTTGCCGCCCAACGTGCCGCACAACGGCGTCGCCGAGGATCCCTGCCTGACGTTCTCGCTCGGCATGCGCGCGCCGGCCACCGCCGAACTGATGGGCGACTACATCGACACCTTGGCCGCCGAAGCCGACGAGTCGCTGCGCTACACCGATCCCGACCTGGCACCGCCGCGCGATGCCAACGAGATCGATGCGACTGCGATGGGTCGGGTGGTCGAGGCGCTGAACGCGATCCGCATGGCCGATGGCGATGCGCTTGGCGACTGGTTCGGGCGCTTCATCACCACCTATCGCAGCGCCGCGGGCCCCGGGCTTGCGGTACAGCCGCCGCGCTCGCGGATCGAGATCGAATGGGACCTGCAGCATGGGGCCACGCTGGTCCGCCACCCGTGGACACGCGTGGCGTGGCGCCGCGCCGCGCGTGGCGCGCGCCTGTATGTCGCCGGCCACTGCCACGCCCTGCCCGTGCGCGATGCGCAGCGCCTGTGCGCGGCCGCAGTGCTCGACGCCGCTACCTGGGACGCCTTGTCCGCACCAGGTCGCGACTGCGTCATGGCGCTGGTGGCGGAAGGCCACTACCGCCTGGACATGGATGGCGACGGGGACGCGCCGTGA
- a CDS encoding class II fumarate hydratase, producing MARQKFRTEHDSMGELQVPADALWGAQTQRAVDNFPISGRPMPRGFIRALGLVKGAAAEVNAGFGLLPKGVARGIARAAKEVAAGTHDAHFPVDIYQTGSGTSSNMNANEVIATLAGRALTRVVHPNDHVNLGQSSNDVIPTALRVSAQLAVVEDLLPAVAHLRRTIDRRGRALGKVAKTGRTHLMDAMPLTFAQEFGAWSSQLASAEARLGDALKRLRRLPIGGTAIGTGINADPRFGREMAKALSQATKTKFESAADKFEGIACQDDAVELSGQLNALAVALMKIANDLRWMNAGPLAGLGEIELPALQPGSSIMPGKVNPVLPEATVMVCAQVMGHHVAITIAGQTGNFQLNVTLPLVASNLLESIGLLANVSLLLADGSIAGLKVRRDVVDAALGRNPILVTALNPVIGYEKAAAIAKQAYREGRPVLEVAMEATGMPEARLRALLDPLALTRGGIHGAD from the coding sequence ATGGCGCGACAGAAATTCCGCACCGAACACGACAGCATGGGCGAGCTGCAGGTGCCCGCCGACGCGCTGTGGGGCGCACAGACGCAGCGCGCGGTCGACAACTTCCCGATCAGCGGCAGGCCGATGCCGCGCGGCTTCATCCGCGCGCTCGGCCTGGTGAAGGGCGCCGCGGCCGAGGTCAATGCCGGCTTCGGCCTGCTGCCGAAGGGCGTGGCCCGCGGCATCGCACGCGCCGCGAAGGAGGTCGCGGCCGGCACCCACGACGCCCATTTTCCGGTCGACATCTACCAGACCGGCTCCGGGACCTCGTCCAACATGAACGCCAACGAGGTGATCGCCACGCTGGCCGGCCGCGCCCTGACGCGCGTCGTGCATCCCAACGACCACGTGAACCTCGGCCAGAGCTCCAACGACGTCATCCCCACCGCGCTCCGGGTGAGCGCGCAGCTGGCGGTGGTCGAGGACCTGCTGCCGGCGGTCGCCCACCTGCGCCGCACCATCGACCGTCGCGGCCGCGCGCTCGGCAAGGTCGCCAAGACCGGCCGCACGCATCTGATGGATGCCATGCCGCTGACCTTCGCCCAGGAGTTCGGCGCCTGGTCGTCGCAGCTGGCCTCGGCCGAGGCGCGGCTTGGCGACGCGCTCAAGCGCCTGCGCCGGCTGCCGATCGGCGGCACCGCGATCGGCACCGGCATCAACGCCGACCCGCGTTTCGGCCGCGAGATGGCCAAGGCCCTGTCGCAGGCCACGAAGACGAAGTTCGAGTCCGCCGCCGACAAGTTCGAGGGCATTGCCTGCCAGGACGACGCGGTGGAGCTGTCCGGCCAGCTCAACGCGCTGGCGGTGGCGCTGATGAAGATCGCCAACGACCTGCGCTGGATGAACGCCGGGCCGCTGGCCGGGCTTGGCGAGATCGAGTTGCCGGCCCTGCAGCCAGGCAGCTCGATCATGCCCGGCAAGGTCAATCCGGTGCTCCCCGAAGCGACGGTCATGGTCTGCGCGCAGGTGATGGGCCACCACGTGGCGATCACGATCGCCGGCCAGACCGGCAACTTCCAGTTGAACGTCACCCTGCCGCTGGTGGCGAGCAACCTGCTGGAGTCGATCGGCCTGCTGGCCAACGTGTCGCTGCTGCTGGCGGACGGCAGCATCGCCGGGCTCAAGGTCCGTCGCGACGTGGTCGATGCCGCGCTGGGCCGCAATCCGATCCTGGTGACCGCGCTCAACCCGGTGATCGGCTACGAAAAGGCTGCGGCGATCGCAAAGCAGGCCTACCGCGAGGGCAGGCCGGTGCTGGAGGTGGCGATGGAAGCAACCGGGATGCCCGAAGCGCGCCTGCGCGCGCTGCTTGATCCGCTGGCCCTCACCCGTGGCGGGATCCACGGCGCCGACTGA
- a CDS encoding GNAT family N-acetyltransferase has protein sequence MNPTSVFRVDIVGWDDAGRALSAVRNAVFVDEMGIDASLEDDGQDTRCWHVQARDQDGHTIGAGRLDPDGRIGRMAVLPGWRDRGVGNAMLQALLRQARSAGRGDVFLHAQVDAVPFYQRNGFTAEGPRFHEAGITHQTMRLAFDRAQSISDREGAVAITTVLVASARRRLRIFSRALDPGLYDDPRVLAALRSLATGTSGVDIQVLLFDAGAAQRAHSPLVALAQRLPSVFAFREVDDPVDRARADAFVVNDAGGYYHRGLGHRFDGEAQREGAGRARQLAEGFDPVWERSRPCSELRALGL, from the coding sequence GTGAACCCGACATCGGTGTTCCGCGTCGACATCGTCGGCTGGGATGACGCCGGCCGCGCGCTCTCGGCGGTGCGCAACGCCGTGTTCGTCGACGAGATGGGCATCGACGCCAGCCTCGAGGACGACGGCCAGGACACCCGCTGCTGGCACGTGCAGGCGCGCGACCAGGACGGGCACACCATCGGCGCGGGCCGGCTGGACCCGGATGGCCGGATCGGGCGCATGGCCGTGCTCCCCGGGTGGCGCGACCGCGGCGTGGGCAACGCCATGCTGCAGGCGCTGCTGCGGCAGGCGCGGAGTGCCGGGCGCGGTGACGTGTTCCTGCATGCCCAGGTCGATGCGGTGCCCTTCTACCAGCGCAACGGTTTCACCGCCGAAGGCCCGCGTTTCCACGAAGCCGGCATCACCCACCAGACCATGCGCCTGGCATTCGATCGCGCGCAGTCGATCAGCGACCGCGAGGGCGCCGTGGCAATCACCACGGTGCTGGTGGCCTCGGCACGCCGGCGCCTGCGCATCTTCAGCCGCGCGCTCGATCCCGGGCTGTACGACGACCCGCGCGTGCTGGCCGCCCTGCGCAGCCTCGCCACCGGCACCAGCGGCGTCGACATCCAGGTGCTGCTGTTCGACGCCGGGGCCGCGCAGCGCGCCCATTCGCCGCTGGTGGCGCTGGCCCAGCGCCTGCCGAGCGTATTCGCCTTCCGCGAGGTCGACGACCCCGTTGACCGTGCCCGTGCCGACGCGTTCGTCGTCAACGATGCCGGCGGCTATTACCACCGCGGCCTGGGCCACCGGTTCGACGGCGAGGCGCAACGCGAAGGCGCGGGGCGCGCCCGCCAGCTGGCCGAAGGCTTCGACCCGGTCTGGGAACGCTCGCGCCCCTGCAGCGAACTGCGCGCACTTGGGCTCTGA
- the purB gene encoding adenylosuccinate lyase: MPALDPLLALSPLDGRYAGKVDALRPIFSEYGLIHARVRVEVEWLLALAAEPGIIELPAFDAAATARLRALVEGFSVADAARVKDIERTTNHDVKAVEYFIKERLGDDATLGPALEFVHFACTSEDINNLSYALMLRQARSEVLLPALAAVVAALRDMAHAHAGLPMLSRTHGQTASPTTVGKELANVVARLERQAAQLAAVSLTGKANGAVGNYNAHVAAYPGVDWPAFSRRFVESLGLDFNPYTTQIEPHDCIAEIADAQKRIATICIDLCRDTWGYISLGYFRQAVKAGEVGSSTMPHKVNPIDFENAEGNFGIAVALLEHFAAKLPVSRWQRDLTDSTVLRALGTAFGHALVGFDALGRGLGKLSANPERLEADLDGAWEVLAEAVQTVMRRHGLPSPYEQLKALTRGQGMNAVSMRAFVATLDLPEGDRQRLLEMTPGSYTGLAADQARAI; encoded by the coding sequence ATGCCTGCCCTCGACCCCCTGCTCGCCCTGTCCCCGCTCGATGGCCGTTACGCCGGAAAGGTCGACGCGCTGCGCCCGATCTTCTCCGAGTACGGGCTGATCCACGCCCGCGTGCGGGTCGAGGTGGAGTGGCTGCTGGCGCTCGCCGCCGAGCCCGGCATCATCGAGCTGCCCGCGTTCGACGCCGCCGCGACCGCCCGCCTGCGCGCACTGGTCGAAGGGTTCTCGGTCGCCGACGCCGCCCGCGTCAAGGACATCGAGCGCACCACCAACCACGACGTCAAGGCGGTCGAGTACTTCATCAAGGAGCGTCTCGGCGACGACGCCACGCTGGGCCCTGCGCTCGAGTTCGTGCATTTCGCCTGCACCAGCGAGGACATCAACAACCTGTCCTACGCGCTGATGCTGCGCCAGGCACGCAGCGAGGTGCTGCTGCCGGCGCTTGCCGCCGTGGTTGCCGCCCTGCGCGACATGGCCCACGCCCACGCCGGGCTGCCGATGCTGTCGCGCACGCACGGCCAGACCGCGTCGCCGACCACGGTGGGCAAGGAGCTGGCGAACGTCGTCGCGCGCCTCGAGCGCCAGGCGGCGCAGCTGGCGGCGGTGTCGCTGACCGGCAAGGCCAACGGCGCGGTCGGCAACTACAACGCGCACGTGGCGGCCTACCCGGGCGTCGACTGGCCGGCGTTCTCGCGCCGCTTCGTCGAATCGCTGGGGCTCGACTTCAATCCGTATACCACCCAGATCGAGCCGCACGACTGCATCGCCGAGATCGCCGACGCGCAGAAGCGCATCGCCACCATCTGCATCGACCTGTGCCGCGACACGTGGGGCTACATCTCGCTCGGCTACTTCAGGCAGGCGGTCAAGGCCGGCGAAGTCGGCAGTTCGACCATGCCGCACAAGGTCAATCCGATCGATTTCGAGAATGCCGAGGGCAACTTCGGCATCGCGGTGGCGCTGCTCGAGCACTTCGCCGCCAAGCTGCCGGTCAGCCGCTGGCAGCGCGACCTCACCGATTCCACGGTGCTGCGCGCATTGGGCACCGCGTTCGGCCACGCGCTGGTCGGTTTCGACGCCCTCGGCCGCGGCCTGGGCAAGCTCAGCGCGAATCCCGAACGCCTGGAAGCCGACCTCGACGGCGCCTGGGAAGTCCTGGCCGAAGCCGTGCAGACGGTGATGCGCCGTCACGGCCTGCCCAGCCCCTACGAACAACTCAAGGCGCTGACCCGCGGCCAGGGCATGAATGCCGTGTCGATGCGCGCGTTCGTCGCCACCCTCGACCTGCCCGAAGGCGACCGCCAGCGCCTGCTCGAGATGACACCGGGCAGCTACACCGGCCTCGCCGCCGACCAGGCGCGCGCGATCTAG
- a CDS encoding ABC transporter ATP-binding protein, whose translation MNAVDTPVIQARGLRKSYRGKPALDGTSFSIAPGRIVGLIGPNGAGKTTALKAILGLVGFDGDLEVLGRDPRRERDALMNDVCFIADVAVLPRWMRVREAIAFVEGVHPRFDRARCERFLANTKLDPKMRVREMSKGMIVQLHLALVMAIDARLLVLDEPTLGLDILYRKEFYQRLLEDYFDEEKTIIVTTHQVEEIEHILTDVLFIRDGKIVVDAPMDTLAERFTEVLVDTGQLDAARALAPIEERALPFGKTVMLFDGVARASLAAFGETRTPGLADLFVATMKGTYA comes from the coding sequence ATGAATGCCGTCGACACACCCGTCATCCAGGCCCGCGGCCTGCGCAAGTCCTACCGCGGCAAGCCGGCGCTCGACGGCACCAGCTTCAGCATCGCCCCGGGCCGCATCGTCGGCCTGATCGGCCCCAACGGCGCCGGCAAGACCACCGCGCTGAAGGCGATCCTGGGGCTGGTCGGCTTCGACGGCGACCTCGAGGTGCTCGGGCGTGACCCGCGCCGCGAGCGCGACGCGCTCATGAACGACGTCTGCTTCATCGCCGACGTCGCCGTGCTGCCGCGCTGGATGCGCGTCCGCGAGGCGATCGCCTTCGTCGAGGGCGTGCACCCGCGTTTCGACCGCGCCCGCTGCGAACGCTTCCTGGCCAACACCAAGCTCGACCCGAAGATGCGCGTGCGCGAAATGTCCAAGGGCATGATCGTGCAGCTGCACCTGGCGCTGGTGATGGCGATCGACGCGCGCCTGCTGGTGCTCGACGAACCCACGCTCGGCCTCGACATCCTCTACCGCAAGGAGTTCTACCAGCGACTGCTGGAGGACTACTTCGACGAGGAGAAGACCATCATCGTCACCACCCACCAGGTGGAGGAAATCGAGCACATCCTCACCGACGTGCTGTTCATCCGCGACGGGAAGATCGTCGTCGACGCGCCGATGGATACGCTCGCCGAGCGGTTCACCGAAGTGCTCGTGGATACCGGACAGCTTGATGCGGCCCGCGCACTTGCACCCATCGAAGAGCGCGCCCTTCCCTTCGGAAAGACCGTGATGCTGTTCGACGGCGTCGCGCGCGCCTCGCTCGCCGCCTTCGGCGAAACCCGTACCCCCGGCCTCGCCGACCTGTTCGTGGCCACCATGAAAGGAACCTACGCATGA
- the sucB gene encoding dihydrolipoyllysine-residue succinyltransferase → MATEIKVPVLPESVSDATIATWHKKVGDAVARDENIVDLETDKVVLEVPSPVEGVIKELKFEEGATVNSQQVIAIIEEGAAAAKADAAPAAGAAKGEPAAGAQEVMPKAEAAKLEAKAPASTRPAPVGGTDALPPGARFTAVKDGIDPSQVEGTGRRGAVTKEDLVNYASGKSAGVSGGARPEERVPMTRIRKRIAERLMQSKNSTAMLTSFNEVNLGKVMAMRKELGEAFQKQYGVKLGFMSFFAKAAANALQKYPVVNASVDGDDIIYHGYSDISIAVSTEKGLVTPVLRNVERMGFADIELQIGDYAKKARDGKLSLEDLQGGTFTITNGGTFGSLMSTPIVNPPQSAILGMHTIKERPIVENGAVVAAPMMYIALSYDHRIIDGKDAVLFLVDIKDQLENPHRMLLGM, encoded by the coding sequence ATGGCCACCGAAATCAAGGTACCGGTACTCCCCGAATCCGTTTCCGACGCGACCATCGCCACCTGGCACAAGAAGGTGGGCGACGCCGTCGCGCGCGACGAGAACATCGTCGACCTGGAGACCGACAAGGTCGTCCTCGAAGTGCCCTCCCCCGTCGAGGGCGTGATCAAGGAGCTCAAGTTCGAAGAGGGCGCCACGGTCAACAGCCAGCAGGTGATCGCGATCATCGAGGAAGGCGCCGCCGCCGCGAAGGCCGACGCCGCCCCGGCTGCCGGTGCCGCCAAGGGCGAGCCCGCCGCCGGCGCGCAGGAAGTGATGCCCAAGGCCGAAGCCGCCAAGCTCGAAGCCAAGGCGCCCGCCTCCACGCGTCCCGCGCCCGTCGGTGGCACCGACGCCCTGCCCCCGGGCGCGCGCTTCACCGCGGTCAAGGACGGCATCGATCCGTCGCAGGTCGAAGGCACCGGCCGCCGTGGCGCGGTGACCAAGGAAGACCTGGTCAACTACGCCTCCGGCAAGAGCGCCGGCGTCTCCGGTGGTGCGCGCCCCGAGGAACGCGTGCCGATGACGCGCATCCGCAAGCGCATCGCCGAGCGCCTGATGCAGTCCAAGAATTCCACCGCCATGCTGACCTCGTTCAACGAGGTCAACCTGGGCAAGGTGATGGCGATGCGCAAGGAGCTGGGCGAGGCGTTCCAGAAGCAGTACGGCGTGAAGCTCGGCTTCATGAGCTTCTTCGCCAAGGCCGCGGCCAACGCGCTGCAGAAGTACCCGGTGGTCAACGCGTCGGTCGACGGCGACGACATCATCTACCACGGCTATTCCGACATCTCGATCGCGGTGTCCACCGAAAAGGGGCTGGTGACGCCGGTGCTGCGCAACGTCGAGCGCATGGGCTTCGCCGACATCGAGCTGCAGATCGGCGACTACGCGAAGAAGGCGCGCGACGGCAAGCTGTCGCTGGAAGACCTGCAGGGCGGCACGTTCACGATCACCAACGGCGGCACCTTCGGCTCGCTGATGTCGACGCCGATCGTCAACCCGCCGCAGTCGGCGATCCTGGGCATGCACACCATCAAGGAGCGTCCGATCGTCGAGAACGGCGCCGTGGTCGCCGCGCCGATGATGTACATCGCACTCAGCTACGACCACCGCATCATCGACGGCAAGGACGCGGTGCTGTTCCTGGTCGACATCAAGGACCAGCTGGAAAACCCGCATCGCATGCTGTTGGGCATGTAA
- a CDS encoding 2-oxoglutarate dehydrogenase E1 component, with the protein MDSLLKQFAQSSQLGANAAYIEDLYEQYLVDPDVVGDTWKAWFDAFKGREAGDIPHSVVIDAVARAGRDAAAGTYSAASPVDMEAQRKQGSVLKLITAYRSRGHLRAETDPLAMATKPEAPDLELPFHGLSDADLDTEFATGPGVNATSTFGGAARMRLRDLLGMLRATYTGPIGAEFMHIPEADQRRWMYERMETASGRFNHAADEQRRILERLTAAEGLERYLHTKYVGQKRFSLEGGDSLIPLLDTVIQNAGSDGVKDVVIGMAHRGRLNVLVNTLGKSPRKLFDEFEGKFEHHDRAHAGDVKYHMGFSADVVTPGGPVHLALAFNPSHLEIVDPVVAGSVRSRQERRGDTARKQVMPILIHGDAAFAGQGVVMELFQMSQARGFAVGGTLHIVINNQVGFTTSHREDARSTLYCTDVAKMIGAPVLHVNADDPEAVAFAARLAYDFRQQFSKDVVIDLVCYRRWGHNEADEPAITQPVMYQVIRKHKTTRELYAARLEAEGVLPADGGKALVDSFRDRLDAGEVTTELAPVEKTPPGSAMFVDWGKYLAGALSDEISTAIDGARLRALATSITTIPDDVELHSRVAKVYEERRRMAAGEVPADWGFAENLAYATILDEGYGLRLVGQDVGRGTFTHRHAILHDQKTDAYYLPLAKLATSPERARIIDSLLSEEAVMAYEYGFSTTDPNTLCIWEGQFGDFANGAQVVIDQFIASGEAKWGRITGLTLLLPHGYEGQGPEHSSARLERFLQLCALDNMLVCVPSTPAQAFHMLRRQMLMTTRKPLVVMSPKSLLRHKLAVSTLDEMAGGEFQPLIGDANAKPAKTRRVVLCSGKVYYDLIEDQAKRGQDDVAIVRVEQLYPFPRVALGAELEKYGKAATVVWCQEEPQNQGAWYQIRHHLQACLASGQELHYAGRPRSPSPAAGHFADHVVEQQKLVADALIEPAGSVFAAD; encoded by the coding sequence GTGGACAGTCTACTGAAGCAGTTTGCGCAGTCCTCCCAGCTTGGCGCCAATGCCGCCTATATCGAGGACCTGTACGAGCAGTATCTCGTGGACCCCGACGTCGTCGGCGACACATGGAAGGCCTGGTTCGACGCCTTCAAGGGGCGCGAGGCCGGTGACATTCCCCACTCGGTGGTGATCGACGCGGTCGCCCGCGCCGGCCGCGACGCCGCCGCCGGCACGTACAGCGCCGCCAGCCCGGTCGACATGGAGGCGCAGCGCAAGCAGGGCTCGGTGCTCAAGCTGATCACCGCGTACCGCTCGCGTGGCCACCTGCGCGCCGAGACCGACCCGCTGGCGATGGCCACCAAGCCGGAGGCACCGGATCTCGAGCTGCCGTTCCATGGCCTGTCCGATGCCGACCTCGACACCGAGTTCGCCACCGGGCCGGGCGTCAATGCCACCAGCACCTTCGGCGGCGCGGCGCGGATGCGCCTGCGCGACCTGCTTGGCATGCTGCGCGCAACCTATACCGGCCCGATCGGCGCCGAGTTCATGCACATCCCCGAAGCCGACCAGCGGCGCTGGATGTACGAGCGCATGGAGACCGCCAGCGGCCGCTTCAACCACGCCGCCGACGAGCAGCGCCGGATCCTCGAGCGCCTGACCGCGGCCGAAGGCCTGGAACGCTACCTGCACACCAAGTACGTCGGCCAGAAGCGCTTCTCGCTGGAAGGTGGCGACTCGCTCATCCCGCTGCTCGACACCGTGATCCAGAACGCGGGTTCGGACGGCGTCAAGGACGTGGTGATCGGCATGGCCCACCGCGGCCGCCTCAATGTACTGGTCAATACCCTCGGCAAGAGCCCGCGCAAGCTGTTCGACGAGTTCGAGGGCAAGTTCGAGCACCACGACCGCGCCCACGCCGGCGACGTGAAGTACCACATGGGCTTCTCGGCCGACGTGGTCACGCCGGGCGGCCCGGTGCACCTCGCGCTGGCCTTCAACCCCTCGCATCTCGAGATCGTCGACCCGGTGGTCGCGGGCTCCGTGCGTTCGCGCCAGGAGCGCCGCGGCGACACCGCCCGCAAGCAGGTGATGCCGATCCTCATCCACGGCGACGCGGCGTTTGCCGGCCAGGGCGTGGTGATGGAGCTGTTCCAGATGTCGCAGGCGCGCGGATTCGCGGTCGGCGGCACGCTGCACATCGTCATCAACAACCAGGTCGGCTTCACCACCAGCCACCGCGAGGACGCGCGCTCCACGCTGTACTGCACCGACGTCGCCAAGATGATCGGCGCGCCGGTGCTGCACGTGAACGCCGACGATCCCGAAGCGGTCGCGTTCGCCGCGCGCCTGGCCTACGACTTCCGCCAGCAGTTCAGCAAGGACGTGGTCATCGACCTGGTCTGCTACCGCCGCTGGGGCCACAACGAGGCCGACGAGCCCGCCATCACCCAGCCGGTGATGTACCAGGTGATCCGCAAGCACAAGACCACCCGCGAGCTGTATGCCGCGCGCCTCGAGGCCGAGGGCGTGCTGCCCGCCGATGGCGGCAAGGCGCTGGTCGACAGTTTCCGCGACCGGCTCGATGCCGGCGAAGTGACCACCGAACTGGCACCGGTCGAGAAGACCCCGCCGGGCAGCGCGATGTTCGTCGACTGGGGCAAGTACCTGGCCGGCGCGCTGTCGGACGAGATCAGCACCGCGATCGACGGCGCGCGCCTGCGCGCGCTGGCTACGTCCATCACCACGATCCCGGACGATGTGGAGCTGCATTCGCGCGTCGCCAAGGTCTACGAGGAGCGCCGCAGGATGGCCGCCGGCGAGGTGCCCGCGGACTGGGGCTTCGCCGAGAACCTCGCCTACGCCACCATCCTCGACGAGGGCTACGGGCTGCGCCTGGTGGGCCAGGACGTCGGCCGTGGCACGTTCACCCACCGCCACGCGATCCTCCACGACCAGAAGACCGACGCGTACTACCTGCCGCTGGCCAAGCTGGCCACGTCGCCGGAACGCGCCAGGATCATCGACTCGCTGCTCAGCGAGGAAGCGGTGATGGCCTACGAGTACGGTTTCTCCACCACCGACCCCAACACCCTGTGCATCTGGGAGGGCCAGTTCGGCGACTTCGCCAACGGCGCGCAGGTGGTGATCGACCAGTTCATCGCCTCCGGCGAAGCCAAGTGGGGCCGCATCACCGGCCTGACCCTGCTCCTGCCGCACGGCTACGAAGGCCAGGGCCCCGAGCACAGCTCGGCGCGCCTGGAGCGCTTCCTGCAGCTATGCGCGCTCGACAACATGCTGGTCTGCGTGCCGTCCACGCCTGCGCAGGCATTCCACATGCTGCGCCGGCAGATGCTCATGACCACGCGCAAGCCGCTGGTGGTGATGTCGCCGAAGTCGCTGCTGCGCCACAAGCTCGCGGTGTCGACACTTGACGAGATGGCCGGTGGCGAGTTCCAGCCCCTCATCGGCGATGCCAACGCCAAGCCGGCGAAGACCAGGCGCGTGGTTCTGTGCTCGGGCAAGGTCTACTACGACCTCATCGAGGACCAGGCCAAGCGCGGCCAGGACGATGTGGCCATTGTCCGCGTCGAGCAGCTCTATCCCTTCCCGCGCGTCGCGCTCGGCGCCGAGCTGGAAAAGTACGGCAAGGCCGCCACCGTGGTCTGGTGCCAGGAAGAGCCGCAGAACCAGGGCGCGTGGTACCAGATCCGCCACCACCTGCAGGCCTGCCTGGCGTCCGGCCAGGAGCTGCACTACGCCGGACGCCCGCGTTCGCCGTCGCCGGCTGCCGGGCACTTCGCCGACCACGTGGTCGAGCAGCAGAAGCTGGTCGCCGACGCCCTCATCGAACCTGCCGGCAGCGTTTTCGCAGCCGACTGA